The following proteins are encoded in a genomic region of Bernardetia sp. MNP-M8:
- a CDS encoding CBS domain-containing protein, which yields MTDTYNTTTSIMVAADLINEMIPPLKSQDSVKKALNWMDAFRITQLPIVENNVYKGIITEDMLYEINNPDATIDAIEPLYEDVFVGEDQHFYDVMRLATDHNLRIIAVVDLSNIFVGVITVRDTLAAFARTFANQSAGAILVMSMNYRDYSLAHISRLIEENNTKILSSYVDTDPYDSNLIKLTLKLDKTELTPILATLERFEYRVIAKFQENPDADIQKERLDMFFRYFDI from the coding sequence ATGACCGATACATATAATACTACTACTTCTATTATGGTCGCTGCTGACCTTATAAATGAAATGATTCCTCCATTAAAAAGTCAGGACAGTGTCAAAAAGGCTCTTAATTGGATGGATGCGTTCAGAATTACGCAGCTACCTATCGTTGAAAATAATGTTTATAAAGGCATTATTACAGAAGATATGCTCTACGAAATCAACAATCCAGATGCAACTATTGATGCTATCGAACCTTTATATGAAGATGTTTTTGTAGGAGAAGACCAACATTTTTATGATGTTATGCGACTAGCAACTGACCATAATTTACGCATTATTGCTGTTGTAGACTTAAGTAACATTTTTGTAGGTGTGATTACGGTAAGAGATACCCTAGCAGCCTTTGCACGTACTTTTGCTAACCAAAGTGCAGGTGCAATACTTGTTATGTCAATGAATTACAGAGATTATTCTTTGGCGCATATTAGTCGATTGATAGAAGAAAATAACACCAAAATTTTGAGTAGTTATGTAGACACAGATCCCTATGATAGCAACCTTATCAAACTTACTCTAAAATTAGATAAAACGGAGCTTACACCTATTTTAGCAACTTTAGAGCGTTTCGAATATCGTGTTATTGCTAAGTTCCAAGAAAATCCAGATGCAGATATTCAAAAAGAACGTTTAGATATGTTCTTTAGATATTTTGATATTTAA
- a CDS encoding COR domain-containing protein, translated as MDDNIKEVERRIEENLTNKKVELDLSGFGLKGTESILHELCNAKHLKFIDISENELSDISFIQNLNWLEQINFESNRIKDFSALSNINGLKGLDISSNPVLNYSFLKKHSGLEQLYCTNNKVLNIRFLEGLKKIEVLSLGCSIGFNGRIINYEVIECLNELKNLSLIIGSIEDINFLKGLTKLEEIDLTLNNICDISPLSNLKLLRKVHMAHNQINNIAPLEELKNIEDLNLAVNSIKNIFPLQKLIKIKLLDLGLNEIEDISVLKGLSNIKQLNIAHNPVNNIAVLSNLHTLKVLDITENDIKDSMFLSKLKKIEELSIGKNASTISLFIRKNKNLKKLKISFTNIEDVEFIKNHDKLESISLELNNLKDISFLEDLKYLKNVSLAYNEIDKVDSLLKLSSISKLDLSSNRIDYIPISFLDNFDNLKELYLKDNPIKNIPKEIFDKDENVLEEVKNYLKSIEKEEDRKELNEAKLIFVGVGEVGKTELSEALSETEYKFEGGRKFTKGIRIKPWQLVDCKREEQKIDFIAHIWDFAGQEINYGTHQFFLTKNSIYVFVWETRKGEDQSKFAYWLRIVSLLSKNAPILVVQNKIDEIVSEVNQKQWKEQFPNIVGFYKTSCKEGTGIDALRTEIQNQLLQLPHTREIWNKYRVAVRDELVEMSKETDYISYKDYLKVCEKHTVSKEDASFLSDQLHNIGSVLHFSEEARLKNTVVLNSEWVTDAAYLLLDTKKVTNGRFDFDNLDTIWSDERFDEKHEFLINLIEKFELIFKLNEADVYIVPEGLPVEEPIGVAEIKPTFENEKTKYLRFEYHYPFMPKGILSRFICRLHENIFKEYFWKNGVVLVLEANKKETFAKVILNEVENPKTIKIEVWGKQADKLLAIIRRNIDHIHSKFEELEIFQKIPCVCVDCKDASKPHFFNYDKLKKSQERGTKLKQCVNSDENIEIVMLLDGIVETIKIGENEKSKLRYFIEQADYRDFFEYLDNIKVSNHEISKLKKEMIGGQSKYDSDFHNRLHVLISTL; from the coding sequence ATGGATGATAATATAAAAGAAGTTGAAAGACGTATTGAAGAGAATTTGACAAACAAAAAGGTTGAATTAGATTTGTCTGGGTTTGGACTCAAAGGGACAGAAAGTATTTTACACGAACTATGTAATGCTAAACATTTGAAATTCATTGATATATCAGAAAATGAACTATCAGATATTTCATTTATTCAAAATCTTAATTGGTTAGAACAAATTAATTTTGAATCAAATAGAATAAAAGATTTTTCAGCCTTATCCAATATCAATGGATTGAAAGGTCTAGACATCAGTTCTAACCCTGTGTTGAACTACTCTTTTTTAAAAAAACATTCAGGATTAGAACAATTGTATTGTACCAATAATAAAGTATTAAATATTCGTTTCTTAGAAGGTTTAAAAAAAATTGAAGTTCTTTCTTTAGGTTGTAGTATTGGATTTAACGGAAGGATTATTAATTATGAAGTAATAGAATGTTTGAATGAACTAAAGAACCTTTCTCTAATTATTGGAAGCATTGAAGATATTAATTTCTTAAAAGGGTTAACAAAATTAGAAGAAATTGATCTAACATTAAATAATATATGCGATATTTCTCCTTTAAGCAATTTAAAATTATTGAGAAAAGTCCATATGGCTCACAACCAAATAAATAATATTGCTCCATTAGAAGAATTAAAAAATATAGAAGATCTCAATTTAGCAGTTAATAGCATAAAGAATATTTTTCCTCTGCAAAAATTAATCAAAATCAAGTTATTAGATTTAGGTTTGAATGAAATTGAGGATATATCTGTATTAAAAGGGTTAAGCAACATAAAACAATTAAATATTGCTCATAATCCTGTAAATAATATTGCAGTCCTATCTAATTTACATACTTTAAAAGTTCTTGATATTACAGAAAACGATATAAAAGATAGCATGTTCTTGAGTAAATTAAAAAAAATAGAAGAACTTAGTATTGGTAAAAATGCTAGTACAATATCTCTTTTTATAAGAAAAAATAAAAACCTTAAAAAACTTAAAATAAGCTTTACAAATATAGAAGATGTTGAATTCATCAAAAATCATGATAAATTAGAAAGTATAAGCTTGGAGCTTAACAATTTAAAAGACATCTCTTTTTTAGAAGATCTAAAATATTTAAAAAATGTAAGTTTAGCTTATAATGAAATAGATAAAGTAGATTCTCTACTTAAACTATCTAGCATTTCAAAATTAGATTTATCAAGCAACAGAATAGATTATATTCCTATTTCTTTTCTAGATAATTTTGATAATCTAAAAGAATTATATTTGAAAGATAACCCAATAAAAAATATCCCAAAAGAAATATTTGATAAAGATGAAAATGTATTAGAAGAAGTAAAAAACTACCTAAAATCTATAGAAAAAGAAGAAGACCGAAAAGAACTCAATGAAGCCAAACTAATTTTTGTAGGAGTAGGAGAAGTAGGAAAAACAGAGCTTTCAGAAGCATTAAGTGAAACAGAATATAAATTTGAAGGAGGTAGAAAGTTTACAAAAGGTATTCGTATAAAACCTTGGCAGTTAGTAGATTGTAAGCGAGAAGAACAAAAAATAGATTTTATAGCTCATATTTGGGATTTTGCAGGACAGGAAATAAACTATGGCACACATCAGTTTTTTCTTACCAAAAATTCAATTTATGTTTTTGTATGGGAAACTCGTAAGGGAGAAGATCAATCAAAATTTGCGTATTGGCTGCGTATTGTATCGCTACTTTCCAAAAATGCGCCTATTTTGGTCGTTCAAAATAAAATAGATGAAATAGTAAGCGAAGTAAATCAAAAACAATGGAAAGAACAGTTTCCTAATATTGTGGGTTTTTATAAAACGTCTTGTAAGGAAGGTACAGGCATTGATGCGCTACGAACAGAGATACAAAACCAGCTTTTGCAGCTTCCACACACTAGAGAAATTTGGAATAAATACAGAGTTGCTGTACGTGATGAGCTTGTAGAAATGAGTAAAGAAACTGATTATATTAGCTACAAAGACTATTTGAAAGTCTGTGAAAAACATACAGTTTCAAAAGAAGATGCGTCATTTTTGAGCGACCAACTTCATAACATTGGTTCTGTACTTCATTTCTCGGAAGAAGCAAGATTAAAAAATACTGTTGTTCTCAATTCAGAATGGGTAACTGATGCAGCTTATTTGCTTTTAGACACCAAAAAAGTAACAAACGGACGTTTTGATTTTGATAATTTGGATACGATTTGGAGTGATGAGCGTTTTGATGAAAAGCATGAGTTTTTGATAAATCTAATAGAGAAGTTCGAACTCATTTTTAAGCTCAATGAAGCCGATGTATATATCGTTCCTGAAGGTTTGCCAGTAGAAGAACCAATAGGTGTAGCAGAAATAAAACCTACTTTTGAAAACGAAAAAACTAAATATTTGCGTTTTGAATATCATTATCCTTTTATGCCAAAGGGAATTTTGAGTCGTTTTATTTGTCGTCTGCACGAAAATATTTTTAAAGAGTATTTTTGGAAAAATGGCGTTGTGCTTGTTTTGGAAGCTAATAAAAAAGAAACGTTTGCAAAAGTAATTTTGAATGAAGTAGAAAATCCAAAAACAATAAAAATAGAAGTTTGGGGAAAACAAGCTGATAAACTTTTAGCTATCATTCGCAGAAATATAGACCATATTCATAGCAAGTTTGAAGAGCTAGAGATTTTTCAGAAAATTCCTTGTGTTTGTGTGGATTGTAAAGATGCTTCAAAACCTCATTTTTTCAACTATGATAAATTGAAAAAATCACAAGAACGAGGAACAAAACTAAAGCAATGTGTCAATAGTGATGAAAATATAGAAATTGTTATGCTTTTAGATGGAATTGTAGAAACCATTAAAATAGGAGAAAACGAAAAAAGTAAACTTCGCTATTTTATAGAACAAGCAGATTATAGAGATTTCTTTGAATATTTGGACAATATAAAAGTTTCAAATCACGAAATTTCAAAGCTAAAAAAGGAAATGATAGGAGGACAATCAAAATATGATTCTGATTTTCATAATCGTTTGCATGTGTTAATTTCTACTTTGTAA
- a CDS encoding alpha/beta hydrolase, producing the protein MGMTIKEKGGYQYIDEGEGEVLLLLHGLFGEMSNWEGVVAHFSKNYRVLIPMMPIYTISLRKAHLEGLIDFVEGFVQMEDLKDMTLVGNSLGGHLALIFMLRNKEISKRMVLTGSSGLFENGMGGSFPKRGSYEYIKEKVQYTFHDPKVATKELVDDVFEVTNNNAKCLRMITIARSAQRNNMAKEIPQINIPTLLVWGLNDTITPPLVAHEFHRLLRNSELRFIDKCGHAPMMEHSAIFNAYFDEFLRKNPLEKTATLV; encoded by the coding sequence ATAGGCATGACGATAAAAGAAAAAGGAGGCTATCAATATATAGATGAAGGAGAAGGAGAAGTGCTTTTGCTTCTACATGGACTTTTTGGTGAGATGAGTAATTGGGAGGGCGTAGTAGCTCATTTTTCCAAAAATTACAGAGTCTTGATTCCGATGATGCCTATTTATACTATTTCTTTGCGAAAGGCGCATTTAGAAGGACTTATAGATTTTGTAGAAGGTTTTGTACAAATGGAAGACTTAAAAGATATGACTTTGGTAGGAAATTCTTTAGGAGGACATTTGGCTCTTATTTTTATGCTTCGCAACAAAGAAATATCTAAAAGAATGGTCTTGACAGGTAGTTCAGGACTTTTTGAAAATGGTATGGGAGGCTCTTTTCCTAAGCGTGGAAGCTACGAGTATATCAAAGAAAAAGTACAATATACCTTCCACGACCCAAAAGTTGCAACGAAAGAGCTAGTAGATGACGTATTTGAAGTAACAAACAATAATGCAAAATGCTTACGAATGATTACGATTGCTCGTTCGGCACAACGCAACAACATGGCTAAAGAAATTCCACAAATAAATATTCCTACTCTTTTGGTTTGGGGACTCAATGATACAATTACACCACCTTTAGTAGCTCATGAATTTCATAGGCTTTTAAGAAATAGTGAACTTCGTTTTATTGATAAATGTGGACATGCACCTATGATGGAACATTCAGCTATTTTCAATGCGTACTTTGATGAGTTTTTAAGAAAAAATCCATTAGAAAAAACAGCTACATTAGTTTAA
- a CDS encoding zinc metallopeptidase: MTGGYILIIVVGLISMGVQYMFRNRFKKYSQTPLASNMSGAEVAQRMLNDNGIRGVKILSVAGRLTDHYNPSDKTVNLSEAVYHGRNAAAVAVAAHECGHAVQDAKAYAFLGFRSAMVPVLNITNRFTPFLLMIGIGLLFFANIPYVLAAGVLALAVSTLFSFITLPVEFDASRRALKWIKDENIVNPQEYSMAKGALSWAAMTYVVAALSSLATLLYYGSMLMGRRD; this comes from the coding sequence ATGACTGGAGGTTATATATTAATAATTGTTGTAGGTCTGATAAGCATGGGCGTACAATATATGTTTAGAAATCGCTTTAAAAAATATTCTCAAACTCCTTTAGCTTCCAATATGAGTGGAGCAGAAGTAGCTCAAAGAATGCTAAACGACAATGGAATAAGAGGCGTAAAAATTCTTTCTGTAGCTGGTAGACTTACTGACCACTATAATCCAAGTGATAAAACAGTAAATTTAAGTGAAGCTGTTTATCATGGTCGTAATGCTGCTGCTGTTGCTGTAGCTGCTCACGAATGTGGACATGCTGTTCAGGATGCAAAAGCGTATGCTTTTTTAGGTTTTCGTTCGGCGATGGTTCCAGTTCTGAATATAACAAATCGGTTTACTCCTTTTTTATTAATGATTGGAATTGGTCTTTTATTTTTTGCTAATATCCCCTATGTTTTGGCTGCTGGTGTTTTAGCTTTAGCTGTTTCTACACTTTTTAGTTTTATTACTTTACCAGTTGAATTTGATGCTAGTAGAAGAGCTTTAAAATGGATAAAAGATGAAAATATAGTCAATCCACAAGAATATTCGATGGCAAAAGGCGCACTCTCTTGGGCTGCCATGACGTATGTAGTAGCTGCACTAAGTTCTTTAGCAACATTACTTTATTATGGTTCAATGCTGATGGGAAGAAGAGACTAA
- a CDS encoding DUF3857 domain-containing protein — MNLIKSNLLFVVLFTFTFFSTLSVFADNDKHQYADYDWEENRKRNEVPSHLENGGSVVFLDKNMIEYFYLADEEKVILYKTHHVIRWLGSTDAVERYNAIFIPLGEGTLEKLKVRSISPDGKVVISDQNNLKEIKDEESGRGYKMFAIEGIEKGSEIEYFYTTKEPIFGGNQEGREYMQSSTPTKNISFELISPSFLDFEVKSYNGLADAELIEDTKNEKRIQRIEVDSIAPLNGEPFAYADPNKMRVDYKLAYNLATSSRQRFYTFTDAARQIYSVFCQTRDKKELKSLKKIYKEVEIKDKDTEETRIRKIENYLKVKIQGTESPAADFSNIEEIEKTKIANERGLVRLFTTMLELAEVPYELVLTSDRSEVRFDGDFDYWGNMREFLIYFPNTKKYLVPAVPLYRYGIVPDTWTATDGLFIRKMKVGDEVFGLGTVREIEPLEGDQNFSNINLKMKFNEDMDAVEAKLKYGFGGLSAVGLQPIIPYLSEEKRTEMIENVLRGLSADAEFEDIKLENELMNTDLLENEFAIKTNFSSKSWIEKAGNKYLFTIGKCIGPQSELYQEKERKLAVENGHNRIYKRKLTFEVPEGYKVKNIDDLKLNVVFDKPNQEGDKKNCGFISNYKQEGNTITVDIFEYYYEIYLPLEDFEDYRKVINAAADFNKIVLVLEKA, encoded by the coding sequence ATGAATTTAATTAAATCAAATCTACTCTTTGTAGTCTTATTTACCTTTACTTTTTTTTCTACTTTGTCAGTTTTTGCAGACAATGACAAACACCAATACGCAGATTATGACTGGGAAGAAAACAGAAAGAGAAATGAAGTTCCTTCACACTTAGAAAACGGAGGTTCAGTTGTTTTTTTAGATAAAAATATGATAGAATATTTTTATTTAGCAGACGAAGAAAAAGTAATTCTGTATAAAACACATCACGTAATTCGTTGGCTCGGAAGTACAGATGCTGTTGAACGTTATAATGCTATCTTCATTCCGTTGGGAGAAGGAACACTAGAAAAACTAAAAGTGCGTTCTATTTCTCCAGATGGTAAAGTAGTTATTTCTGACCAAAATAATTTGAAAGAAATAAAAGATGAAGAATCTGGGCGTGGTTATAAAATGTTTGCCATCGAAGGAATAGAAAAGGGAAGCGAAATTGAATATTTTTATACAACTAAAGAACCTATTTTTGGTGGAAATCAAGAAGGAAGAGAATATATGCAAAGTAGTACACCTACTAAAAATATTTCTTTTGAACTTATCAGTCCTTCTTTTTTAGATTTTGAAGTAAAAAGTTATAACGGTTTAGCTGATGCAGAACTTATAGAAGATACCAAAAATGAAAAGCGAATTCAACGTATAGAAGTAGATAGCATTGCACCTCTGAATGGAGAACCTTTTGCGTATGCAGATCCAAATAAAATGAGAGTAGATTATAAATTAGCTTATAATTTGGCTACTAGTTCTCGCCAACGCTTTTATACTTTTACGGACGCAGCTAGACAAATTTATAGTGTCTTTTGTCAAACAAGAGATAAAAAAGAACTAAAATCACTCAAAAAAATCTACAAAGAAGTAGAAATAAAGGATAAAGATACAGAAGAAACACGTATTCGCAAGATTGAAAATTACTTGAAAGTAAAGATTCAAGGAACAGAATCTCCTGCTGCTGATTTTTCGAATATAGAAGAAATTGAGAAAACAAAAATTGCTAATGAACGAGGTTTAGTTCGTCTTTTTACTACAATGTTAGAATTGGCTGAAGTGCCTTATGAACTTGTTTTGACTTCTGATAGAAGTGAAGTCAGATTTGATGGCGATTTTGATTATTGGGGAAATATGCGAGAGTTTTTGATTTATTTTCCAAATACAAAAAAATACCTTGTACCTGCTGTTCCTTTATATCGTTATGGAATTGTACCTGATACATGGACAGCTACTGACGGACTTTTTATTCGTAAAATGAAAGTAGGAGATGAAGTATTTGGATTGGGAACAGTCAGAGAAATAGAACCCCTAGAAGGCGACCAAAATTTCAGTAATATCAATCTTAAAATGAAATTTAATGAAGATATGGATGCCGTAGAAGCTAAACTTAAATATGGCTTTGGTGGACTTTCGGCTGTGGGGCTTCAACCAATTATTCCTTATCTATCAGAAGAAAAACGTACTGAAATGATAGAAAATGTTTTGAGAGGGCTTTCAGCAGATGCAGAGTTTGAAGATATTAAATTAGAAAATGAATTAATGAATACAGACCTTTTAGAAAACGAGTTTGCTATCAAAACCAATTTTTCGTCTAAATCATGGATAGAAAAAGCAGGTAATAAATATCTTTTCACCATTGGAAAATGTATAGGACCTCAATCAGAACTTTATCAAGAAAAAGAAAGAAAACTAGCTGTAGAAAATGGACACAACAGAATCTACAAAAGAAAACTAACTTTTGAAGTTCCAGAAGGTTACAAAGTCAAAAATATAGATGATTTGAAGTTAAACGTTGTTTTTGATAAGCCAAATCAAGAAGGAGATAAGAAAAACTGTGGTTTTATTTCTAATTACAAACAAGAAGGAAATACCATAACAGTTGATATTTTTGAATACTATTATGAAATTTATCTTCCTTTAGAGGACTTTGAAGATTATAGAAAAGTAATCAATGCAGCAGCCGATTTTAATAAAATTGTATTGGTTTTAGAGAAAGCATAA
- the kbl gene encoding glycine C-acetyltransferase has translation MYDTLQPFLEKELQEIKDAGLYKKERIITTPQSAAIKTQSTGEVINFCANNYLGLSSNPRVLEAAKKAIDTHGFGLSSVRFICGTQDLHKELERKTAEFLGTEDCILYAAAFDANGGVFEPLLGADDAIISDALNHASIIDGVRLCKAKRFRYEHNNMADLEKQLQDADAAGAVQKMIVTDGVFSMDGTIAQLDKICDLADKYKALVMVDECHSSGFIGKTGRGTHEYRNVMGRIDIITGTYGKALGGASGGFTAAKKEIVEMLRQRSRPYLFSNTVAPPIVGASIEVLNVLMESTQLRDKLEESTKYFREKMSAAGFDIVKGEHPIVPVMLYDAPLSQKFAERLLEEGIYVIGFYYPVVPKGKARIRVQISALHEREHLDKAIAAFTKVGKELGVIS, from the coding sequence ATGTACGACACACTTCAACCTTTTTTAGAAAAGGAATTACAAGAAATAAAAGATGCAGGACTTTATAAAAAAGAACGCATCATCACAACGCCACAATCAGCAGCCATCAAAACGCAAAGCACAGGCGAGGTAATCAATTTTTGTGCAAATAATTATTTAGGACTTTCTTCAAACCCTCGTGTTTTGGAAGCTGCAAAAAAAGCTATTGATACACATGGCTTTGGACTTTCATCGGTTCGTTTTATTTGTGGAACACAAGATTTACACAAAGAATTAGAACGCAAAACAGCCGAATTTTTGGGAACAGAAGACTGTATCTTGTATGCAGCAGCTTTTGATGCAAACGGTGGAGTTTTTGAGCCTCTTTTGGGAGCAGACGATGCTATTATTTCAGATGCCTTGAATCACGCTTCTATTATTGATGGCGTTCGTTTGTGTAAAGCAAAGCGTTTTCGTTACGAACATAATAACATGGCAGACCTTGAAAAACAACTTCAAGATGCCGATGCAGCAGGCGCAGTTCAAAAAATGATTGTTACAGATGGTGTTTTTTCAATGGACGGAACAATTGCACAACTAGATAAAATCTGTGATTTGGCTGATAAATATAAGGCTCTAGTTATGGTAGATGAATGTCATTCGTCTGGTTTTATTGGAAAAACAGGACGAGGAACACACGAGTACAGAAATGTAATGGGTAGAATTGACATCATTACAGGAACATATGGAAAAGCTCTTGGAGGTGCTTCAGGTGGATTTACGGCAGCCAAAAAGGAAATTGTAGAAATGCTTCGCCAACGTTCTCGTCCTTATTTATTTTCAAATACGGTTGCACCACCGATTGTGGGTGCTTCTATTGAAGTTTTGAATGTCTTGATGGAATCTACGCAGCTTAGAGATAAGCTAGAAGAAAGTACAAAATATTTTAGAGAAAAAATGAGTGCAGCAGGTTTTGATATTGTAAAAGGCGAACATCCAATTGTTCCTGTGATGCTTTATGATGCGCCACTTTCTCAAAAATTTGCCGAACGACTTTTGGAAGAAGGAATTTATGTAATTGGTTTTTATTATCCCGTTGTTCCTAAAGGAAAAGCTCGTATTCGTGTTCAGATTTCAGCTCTGCATGAGCGTGAGCATTTGGATAAAGCTATCGCAGCTTTTACGAAAGTAGGAAAAGAATTGGGAGTGATTTCGTAA
- a CDS encoding fasciclin domain-containing protein, with translation MKKSILNSFNDTFRIFILCLTIGLSFSIVLSSCSDDDDDPDPDPTPTNTIAQVVAAESDFSSLLAALQKAELVSTFEGTTEYTVFAPTNTAFSAFLVEQGVTLEELTKEQLTEILTYHVVSGDRKSSTFTDGATLPTLNSGESLSISVNGNAIMVNDANVTAADTDTKNGVIHTIDKVLVPSDFTLEPETPSIVGIATGNPDFSILVEALQKADLVSTLDGTTAYTVFAPTNAAFEALFTELGVDGIADIDVATLTPILLYHVANGTLTSSQINAGTLATLNTDASIEVTVDGSTITLNEDTQVTQADISASNGVVHVINKVLVPPTEETNTIADIVTADTNFSILLQALQAANLTSAVANADANLTVFAPTNAAFEAFIAANADINSTEDLLNSPNLSNILLYHVLGTKQMAADLSQSPFYVSTLSPATFEGRTDETVSLLVDGTDGVKLNGTQNISVTQADMDADNGVIHVIDNVLMPPNVVELAQQNGGFTELVAAVLRADLATTVATANPITVFAPTNAAFDSLYIALGINGIDEIDVPTLTGILQHHVASENLAASDLSDAQTITTLNGNVEVSIAEGVVTLVGANSSAKVVLTDVQGTNGIVHVINKVLLP, from the coding sequence ATGAAAAAGTCAATTTTAAACTCGTTTAATGACACTTTTCGTATTTTTATTCTGTGCTTGACAATTGGATTGTCATTTAGCATTGTACTTAGTTCTTGTTCTGACGATGATGACGATCCTGATCCTGATCCTACTCCAACTAATACCATTGCTCAAGTGGTAGCTGCTGAGTCCGATTTCTCTTCACTTTTAGCAGCTCTTCAAAAAGCTGAACTTGTATCTACTTTTGAAGGAACAACAGAATATACTGTTTTTGCTCCTACAAATACAGCCTTTAGTGCTTTTCTTGTTGAGCAAGGAGTTACTTTAGAAGAACTGACAAAAGAGCAACTAACTGAAATTTTGACCTATCATGTTGTATCAGGCGATAGAAAGAGCAGTACTTTTACAGATGGTGCTACTCTTCCAACTCTAAATTCAGGTGAATCACTAAGTATTTCGGTAAATGGAAATGCTATTATGGTAAATGATGCCAACGTGACTGCTGCTGATACTGATACAAAAAACGGTGTTATTCATACGATTGATAAAGTTCTTGTTCCTAGTGATTTTACTTTAGAACCTGAAACACCTTCTATTGTAGGAATTGCTACTGGAAATCCAGATTTTAGTATTTTGGTAGAAGCTCTTCAAAAAGCAGATTTGGTTTCTACGTTAGACGGAACAACAGCATATACTGTTTTTGCGCCTACTAATGCTGCTTTTGAGGCTCTTTTTACTGAACTTGGTGTGGATGGAATTGCTGATATTGATGTAGCAACCCTAACTCCTATTTTGCTTTATCATGTAGCAAATGGAACACTTACATCTTCACAAATCAATGCTGGTACGTTAGCTACTCTTAATACAGATGCTTCTATTGAAGTAACTGTAGATGGAAGTACCATTACATTGAATGAAGATACACAGGTTACACAAGCTGACATTTCGGCTTCAAATGGAGTAGTTCATGTAATCAATAAAGTTTTAGTTCCTCCAACTGAAGAAACTAATACAATTGCTGACATTGTAACAGCAGATACAAACTTTAGTATTTTGTTGCAGGCTTTACAAGCTGCCAATCTTACGAGCGCAGTAGCTAATGCAGATGCAAATCTTACTGTTTTTGCGCCTACTAATGCTGCTTTTGAGGCTTTTATTGCTGCAAATGCTGATATTAATTCGACAGAAGATTTATTGAATAGCCCTAATCTTTCAAATATCTTGTTGTATCACGTACTTGGAACTAAACAAATGGCTGCTGATTTATCTCAAAGTCCTTTTTATGTTTCTACATTAAGTCCTGCAACTTTTGAGGGAAGAACTGATGAAACAGTTTCTTTGCTTGTAGATGGAACAGATGGTGTGAAACTAAATGGAACACAAAATATTAGTGTTACACAAGCTGATATGGATGCTGATAATGGTGTTATTCACGTTATTGATAATGTACTTATGCCTCCAAATGTAGTAGAATTAGCTCAACAAAATGGTGGATTTACCGAATTGGTAGCTGCTGTTTTGCGTGCAGATTTGGCGACAACTGTAGCAACAGCTAATCCAATTACTGTTTTTGCACCGACTAACGCAGCTTTTGATTCTTTATACATTGCTTTGGGTATAAATGGAATAGATGAGATTGATGTGCCGACCCTTACAGGTATATTACAACATCATGTAGCCAGTGAAAACTTAGCTGCAAGTGATTTATCAGACGCACAAACTATTACTACACTGAATGGTAACGTAGAAGTAAGTATTGCTGAGGGAGTAGTAACTTTAGTGGGAGCAAATTCTTCTGCAAAAGTTGTTCTGACTGATGTACAAGGTACAAATGGTATCGTTCACGTAATTAATAAAGTGCTATTACCCTAA